The genomic stretch AAAAGAGAGTGGGAAGAGTCATATATAAACCTACCAAAATTCTAACTTCACATGAACATACCATCTTGATGCATTAAAAGTCCCATTTGAAAAAGAGGGTATTTTAAATAATACAAAGCAAAAAGCTTCATTATTTACAttctgacatttttttttattaaactaTATGAAGTGTGGGTTAAGCCTGTATCATTGGGACACcagttttttttgttaaattatcCTATCAAAGTGTATATGTGAGAAGAATTCATACAATGGGCAGAAGGATTCCATTTGCTTTTACGCTAGGaccaaattggaaaaaaaaaggttttaccATAGGAAAcagattttaaaatatgttttccatgtgaaaattttaaaatatgttttccatgtgaaaatttcaaatatttatttgtctatcaatgggaggagaaaaaaaaaatcaaaaatgaaaaacatgttgaatttttggttgaaaccttgaAATCTCAAATCTGAAATAAACAAAGATATGAAATTTTGGCCGAAAATTCAAGCACCTGAAACCTCCAAAATTTCAATTTAGGTCCGTTAAACCAAAACTGAAGCAAAATATTCCTGAAATTAAAGACCGTCTCATTTTCAGTTTGCAGCTTTGGTCTTAGTTTATAGTATGAAGGCTATCAAGTAACTTCTAAGCAAGCAAGCATTGAGGAGGGAAACAGCAACTACATgtacaaaagaacaaaaaaatcagttttgtcatttttatggTTCTCCAAATGTTTTCCTTTCCTATCCAAGGACTACAATATAAATGGGAAAAATCTAGTTGCCACAAAGTtatgaaaaaattgtaatttaaCTATTTCAATTTGATGTTTTGACATTTTACTATTCAACTACATAATGATAAGAAACAATCAAAAGAACTCagttcaccactttggtgaTGATGACAAGAACAGCCCGAAAATAAGCATACTCTATTAGGATTAAAAACCATTAGATCTTTCAAATTTTACAAAATCAATTCAGTCATGGTTGGGGGAGACTTAAGAAACATTCAGTATGTGCTACGATTTTCCTATCTCAAAGTGAGCAAAAGGAATGTAAATATATGCTCCATTTCAGGTGGTTACCATCAATTATCAACAAATGAGGTAAAGAAGCCCTCCAACTGACTTTCATTTATTACCAAGCCAAATTTTTGGGATAACACTGCTTTGAATGAATCATCTCTGATATCTGGGACCACGTCTGCAGCACTGACACGGATGTACTCATCTAGGTTGTGCACAGTTCCATCTACACAAACAGAAAAACATTTATCAGCAGAGAGACTCACCTGAAGCTTTTCCTCTCCTATATCATGATAACATCTAACCTACGAAACCTTATTGGCAGAACAACCAACTATTGCTGagtaattgaaatttttttcagtAAATCTAGAAACAATAGTTTACCACAAAAACATAAAATCTGTTCATGGTATAAATGCAATCATACAAGGAAAAATTGGAAgcacaaaattttcaaagggagGGGGAGAAGAGGGGAGGGAACGAGCTCCTGGTAATCACCTTCAGCAACTATATTTTCATGTGTGGGAGGTGGAGATATCCAATTTCCAACAGAATCCTTCATATGTCTTCTATCAGATGCAAAGAACCGAAGGAAAAGTGGAGCATGCACTACCCGAAATAGCCTAGATAAAACAAAGGATTTCTTCATTAAGCAATTAATtatcaaaattaataaattactGCAATATTAGATTACTAACAGCAACTGAAATTTTATAAGAATCAGTTCCAGAAATATCTGTTTTGAAGAAGTAGAGTTGCAACAGGACTCTCTCAATCGATGGGAAGacgaaaactaaaaaaaaaataaaaataaaaacctaggACGGAAACTAGAACAGAAACTATGAAGCTAAACAGAATAGAGATACACTAATGATTGATGGcaaaacagaaactgaaatagAGAAACCAGAACTGTACAAGATAGAACTAAGCTGTAACTTGATTGAAGAacagaataagaagaagaaggggatatGAATCAGGAATCACCACAAATCTAACTTGGAAATCTGCATCAGATCCAACACAGACAAAACAGAAAAactcttgcaaaaaaaaagaaaagaaaagaagagggatTTCTAAACTCTATGGGCAAACAACATTTTGTTAATATTTTGAATTAGTTTATATCTTAAGTGTTATCAAAGTAAACgaactttttcttttaatatgtGTGTGCAACTAACTTATTTGTactatttcaaaatattttttaaacacAGATATCCATGCCTCGGTTCTCGGAGTTCAAACCTGTGTacaaatggagaaaatgggtgCAGGTTCTATTTTGAATTGTCCAAGTAACAAAAGCTAGTAGGTCAAAGGTTAAAATTTACCTCTGATACTCGGGATACAGCTGAAACGATGGCTGAACAACTTCTGATACATAATGGGCTAAGGGAGCAGGAAAAGGAAGAGTTGAAGCCAGATCCCACACCTGATAAAGAGCCTTGCCTTCCCTATTTTTCTGTAAGTCGAGTAATGATTTTCCATATATTGTGGATTATCATATCAGTACCCGGAAGGAAGCCAATCAAATATATGTCCAAAGAAGAAATCCTATTAAATACATCCATAAATTTATCTCCCAGTAAAGTAGACCTATTATACTAGCCTAATGCACATTATATTGACTTTTTGTTAAGCAGGTTCAGCTCTCACCTGGATGCAGATGACATGGTAATCCCAGAGAATAACTCCATCAGCTCTTGAGCTAGCTTTCTGATGCCATAGTGGAACCTAAATAATGGTATTCCAGAGAAAAGACTTGATATTTTACCAATTACCATGAAGCCATGAGGAACAAGAAGAAAGTTTACCATATGGTTATTGATTTAATAAATTTACTAGCTGAGAAAGACATATCAAGGTTGACATTCGATTTAATGCACAAAATTCGGTCAATATTATCATTCTAGACAATCTGGAACCTGACAGCTATAATTAGTGAGCAGTCAAGTGCTCTTAATGCAACAACTTAGTTGCAAATCTATGTGAAGAGAATCCATTTTCTGAAATACGGTTGTTTCACATACCTGGTAGTATTCACACATAATTGAAGATCAATACACCTTATATCGCAGTTTTGTATGGCCGTTTATTTACATGCCATTAACGGGCCCTGTTTATCTcccaaaaaagaacaaaaaaggacATCAACTTATCCTATAACATTCATTGTACACTTCATACTTGCATCAAATTACTTTAGAAACACAACTTGTAAACATGAAAATGTACCAGACGTCAATGTTTTGGGTTTCCTGGGACTTTGGGGTCAGGCTCCTTGCATCAATGTTGGACATTTTCAGCACATTACTTGCATAGTTAGAAAGAGATCCAAGCTTGGAGTTATTAAGGATAAGATAAAAACAGAATGGTAGTACATGCAAATTATGCAGAGAATGGCATATCACCCACCAATGCACAGTCAAGGACAATAGAGTTTCATGGGGATTCCTACAAGTCCAGTATCTAATTCTGAAACTATTGTGCATGGTCATACAGATACACGATTGAAAATACACTTGCATGTTATGCATAAATTCAGAAGCTTCATAGAAAGATGCACTTTCAGAAGCCAAATCCAGAGACTTAGTGCATTGGTCGGTTCTTGGTTCCAACACAGATTATCATTTAACAAACTTCAAAATATGGTTAATTCTAGCATTGAGcatactttaaaaataaatcGATAACTGAGAGTATCCAGCACAAATCAAAAGCAATGTAAGATACAAACACATGAAAGGGAATCAGGACATACATGCCTGTTCTCATTTGAAATGAACACGACAAAAAGATCAGACCCTTCCGCATCTGCCACTCCAATCATGCATAATTTCTTGCAAAGAAGGTATACATTCTCctcactacaagaaaaaaaaaaatgtagaaacagagaattaccaaaaaaaaaaattgcaattcAGAAGTTCAGCTAAACAATCACATAGAAACAATAAAATACTTCTTTTTATAAGACAAGGAGCTTTGAATAGATACATCTTTAGCTGCAACAGTATATAAGATACATTCAGACCAGAAGTCTAGATTTGATTGAATTCGTTCCAACTTTTTCAACTCCATAAACTGGTGTTCAGGATTTCTAAATAGGTTGGATTGCATTCACCATTCTAAAACAAAAGTTTTTTAGAACAAGAAAAGAATATTTGAATACATTAATAGCGTTGGTTGAGGACCTATTCTAGTCAGAGGAAACCTCTCTACAGGAGATTCAATGATCTTGGCTATATAAAGGGGTATTTTAGCTTAGAATAAAAATGGGTAAAACTGATAAAAGAATCTGCAATTAAGAATCGGGAGGAAGATCTATACAGCAGCATTGTGTAATGGAATATTACACGCTAGCATCTTATTGATCATTGGATCCCCCTCTTTGCATCTCAGCATCTAAGTCTGTCAGTTTTATGCAATCCCATCCTCTCCACTGTCGCTACaccctctctccccccctcttgccgctctctctctccctcctcctctACCATCACAGATTAGCAAATCTCCTCCCACCTTTGTTCACCTAGGAAGAGTTTGAAGCATTGACGATTCGACCCAAGGAACAAAATCGGTGACGGTGGGTTCGGATCGGTTCACATCCATCGGCTCTCCAATGAGATGAACATCACCATGAAGAAGATCCACAAACAACAAGCAATAGCTCTGGCAGCAGTCTGCAATGAGATCTTGATACTGTTATCAATAAACCACCCAAACCTGGTGATGGTCCAGGGGTATTGTAGTGATCCAAGAGGACTGGTACTGGTATAAGACTACGTGGCATATGGGACTCTATTCTGTGCTTGTCTTGATTTCTCACTTTGGAATCGTATGTGCCAATTGTGTGGGATAATTATCCACCACAAATGTGAGAGGTCGTGTGCTACTGGCAGTGCATACatcattttcccttaaaatatatACTTTTGAATCCACAAGTTTAGACCTAATAAAATTTAGCTTATTTTCCAAGAATAATTTAAGAATGTCCTATCTGAGAGCAAAATCCTTATCACAGAGAGAAGGAGCCTGCAAGCGAGTAGAAAGAAGGAGCCATAAACCAAGAATCCGCGATTCATATTGGCTTGATTTTCAAGTTCCGATTCCGGCTAAAAGCTCGAAAGCACTAAAGTAGGCTGTGCGTGGAGATAAAAGCCATAAATCATACAAGTGAAGCAAGACACTAAGGCAAGGAAAGCGGATAAAAGCAAGCGAGATCAGAACCATTCCTTCATGGGCACTACTCGACTCACTTCTTTCTGATTCCGCAAGCCCACCAACCATCAATAGGTTTTATGCATGGTCTAGATTGTAATTCAATGGAAACATtaactaaggctgtgtttggtagccaagagaagaaaagaaaagaaacgaaaaaagtacactttttgtacttttttccttgggttaggaatttttctttgcacttggtatgtcttcacccaatagaagattccccttttcaaattcaaaattccccttgggaattgtgaaattttattttgttcccccaaaaattttcttgccaaaaacacacgaaaacatgagaaaatatgaaaacataataagacaaaaaatgaatgattacacaatgatttcctatgtgtctatctctttcttaaaattcaaatttttttgaatttttttcttttcttttcttttcttctcttggtaaccaaacatacatactctttttattttctcaccatttcttctcttttcttttctttccttttctagattcttttttcccttttcttttcttttcttctcttggctaccaaacatagcctaaaaagAACCATTTTTTTCCGAAATTTGAGTGTGTCCTGCATCCAACAGTAATATGATTCTTCTTCCATCTCATtctattttttccttctattttagTTTGTGGAACCATCAGAGTGTCAAGAAGCTAAAAACTACCCTAATCACTGTCAAGTTACGATGAAGACAAACCTAAAATACAAATCTCACAAACCTTCAAAATTTATAAAGGTACCGGAAGACAACAATGCAAGTGAACATACTCAACAACAGAACACTctccaagggcatggaatgTCTAATTTTTCGGCCAGAATCTAAACAGAAACGCCTCTATTTGATTATCCGGTCAAGATACGGGAAAACTCCATTCGATATTGATCCATTACATGCTTGGAAATTAAACACAGTTTCATATGATCAATGGGCTGGACAACTCATAAATTGTAAAGTACAGATGATTGTGAACCGATGACAGAGAAAAATTACCAGTAAGAAGGTGTATAATCGAACATGGAGATATCAACAGAAGCCGTACTGGGAGAATCCACAGCTGAAGGAACCTCCATATCCGAAGTCGTCATtagctttcttcttctcctcctgagAATCCGCTATAATTCTTCCAACCTGCTATTGTTCATTTGTTCTCACTTCTCAGTTCCCACCTTTTAAGTTGGGGAAAACAAACCGAAAAGCCCAATTGTGTTGCAGGAAAAAGCATCTTTAAAAGAGGGGTATTTCAGTAATTACAAGCACGAATAGATCGAACGAAAGAGGCTAAAGACTAAAACCACCCTGTGCGGACTGTAGGGACAAGCCAAAGCgtagatggaagaagaagaagcagatcTCCCAAACTTCGAATTAGAAGAAGCGAGCGGGAAGAACAACGACGACGGAAGGAACCAATCAGGGAAGCGAGAGATATGCTTGAACGGCTGCGATCGACCTGCTAACGTATGTCTCTGCAACGAATTGCCCTCGGAACCTATCTTAACCTCCACCCAGATCCTTATCCTACACCACCCACACGAGCTCCGTCACAGGCTCGCCACCGTTCCCATCCTCTGCAAATGCCTCCAAAACTGCCAAACCCTAATTGGCCGCCGCCTCCGCCTGGgctctttccctcttcttgaTTCCCTCCACAACTCCTACATCAACAATCACTGTGGAGCCCGCCGAGCCGTCTTCCTCTTTCCTGGCACGGATTCTTCGCCAGCGATTGAATTGAATCaatggttttcttctttttcttcttcagatgAGGATGCGTCGAGTGATTTGGTTCTGATTGTGTTTGATGGGACTTGGAAGCATGCGAAAGAGATGGTGGCTGCGAGTCTTCCATTCTTGTCCAAGTTTGCTTCAAAAGTTTGTTTGGATTATGATGTGAATGTGGAGGGTGAGACCATATTTGACTCGGAATTGGTCTTAAGGAAGGAACCATTTCGTGGGTGTATGAGTACTATCGAGGCTGTTGCTCGTTCTTTGCGGGTTCTCGAGCCTAATGGGGTTGAGGTTGAACAGAGATTGATTTCGATTTTGAGAGCTATGGTCCGGTTCCAAACTTCGTACTTGAAGCCTTTGAAACCAAGGCCTAAGCTGTCcaagaaaaggaaggaagacAACAAAAAGAGCAGCTCTTTACAGTTGGGTTCGTGAAttctcaaatttcaattttgttCTTTTAGTTGCTAAGATAGATGACCACAGTGTATTATGCATAGAGACCGcatcctttttttgtttttgttactCATCTGATGGAAGAAATCGTTGTCAACTGCCTCTGTGTAAGCATCACCTCTCCACTAATTTTGTTACAACCTTGCAGTCTTATCACAGATTCTGATCCAAGAAACCCATTAAAGTTGGAGTTGAAAATAATTTGCTTATGTATGAATGTATCCTTCATGAGAATATCGGATATTACACATGTAACAAGTTCATGATTCTGTGCACCggcatgctcttgaatgcttGTGTCTTTGTTGTTTGATTGGATTGAGATAAACTAGATGGTACTTtggttttttatcttttattggatgttatgtttctgccattatAATATTTTGACGAGTCTATTCCTGCCACCCATGGTTAGCGGTTGTTCTCAGATGAAACAGGAAGTAATGGTTAACATTTTTGGATATTAAATTTGAATTGTTGGACCTGCTGCAACTCTTTCATTAGATTTTGAACTAAAAAACCTCCTTGAGGCAGTTGGACCTTGTAAGTTGGAAATGGTGATTAAAAATCATCTGCATTTCCAAGAGACCGTGACACCTCTGTTTGAGTCTTACAGGTGGGACCGTGGGACAAGTAGCTTCCCCATGAGTTCCCGCCATTCTTTGATAATGGTTGGGATGCTGGTGGAACATGTGAATTTTGTTATCTGATGAAAGACAAACATGATGCTTGGGATGTCTGAATAAGACACTCCCTGAACTATGTTCTTCTTGCTTAGCGATTGGAGtgattagtttttttctttcttcttctgtgaaTGTCTAAATTAGGATAGAACATTGGATTTATTACATAGTGTTTGGGATTTTAGAATGTCGTCACATTTTGAAAGGTGAAGCAGAATAAATATCTTATAATCAATATCCTTGAATCGAATGTTATCTCTAGGCGTAGGCCTCAAGCTTCTTCCTTTTACTCTTACAGAATCACATTGTTCAAAGCTCTGCCATTGGCATTCTGGCTGCTGTTAGATTTGTGTTCAGTGAGAATGTGACTCCTCCTGCTATGACAATGGAATCAACTTTAGACAAGGATAAAAATAGATGGCCTGTTGCTTCGGTGAGCTTGCAAAGCATGCTAGTGAACATAAGTCAACTTGTTGCTGGAAACCTCATGAATACACATGATTGAACCGTCTTATGTACGTCTGCTATTTGCTTTCTTATACAGGGCATTTGTTCTGGTCTATCAGATAATCGCCTATGTTCGATTGAGGGTAGTCCATATTACTGCTCCAACTTTGCCTTTTAGTAGGTTCGAGGTTTAACTTTTCATAGGTGCAcctttgtataattttttttcctcaaagaTAGGTTAAATTCAGGGGTGAAAGAGTTAGTTGACTCTGAAGAACATCATGCCACAATCGctcattctctttcttgcaGGAGAGTTGAGAGGATAATGATTCATGTAAACAAACCTACCATTAGATATATGAGTACTCATGCACGAGTCATCTTTCCCCTTTTGTTTACTCCCAGTTGTCCTTGTTCCCTGTTGATGCCTtaccttctccttcctctgctTTCAGATCTTAACTACACCCCTGTTTTTTCTTGCTCATAGTTTTAATGTTTGTGAAACTTCATCCTCAGTCACTGGTAGACATATCTAATTATGTGACTGGTAAAGATGGACCCTTAAGAAGAAAGCCAATCACCTCCTTTGTTTAAAGTGTAAATGTAAGCTTGTTTTTAGATTTAAACAACGAAATGGGTTCGAGGTCTTCTATTACAGAGAATTATTGATTTAACACCACATTTTATAACTTGACCACTTGGTGTGACTTGATTTCAACATGCATGTCCCCATGTAACTTCTCAATTAAGCTCAATGGATCATCTTTCATCCACTTTGTTCCTTCTAGAGGCCTTTGTTAGGAAGACCCTCTTTCTCTATACTTGTTCATAATGGGCAGTATCTCTAAAATGCTTGTGCCAACTGAAGAAGGTTTCTGTAAAGGGACTAAAGTAGCTCGAACAACTCCTTCAATTTCGCATATGTTCTCTGCAGAGGATTGTTCCTATTTGatttatgaataaaatacaaGCTTTCGTCCTGAAAATTATTAACTCATTGTCTCCAGCAGGTAAACTATTCTTATGAAATCAGTTCTGATactttaccccaaaaaaaaaaaaagggtaatttacaatgccatcccctggagaatgccaatattataaggacaccccctctctttcatcaaattggactcggaccccctgccgtcagtcaacattacagaatataccaagaatgttgATATCAgcagttcatatttttttaaaataccattttacccttaaaaataggGGAGTGCCGAAATTgcccttaaagattttattcccaaaatcaattgaagaagaaaacctaactcacaacCTAACTTTGAGCAGTGAATCAATAAAGTATGGAGACAAGCAGCCCTTAGAGCATGGATTGAACCAGTTGGAGGGGACGAAGATACTTGCAATTCTTCAAAAGGCTAGAAGAGCGGAACAGAGAaacatcaggaaaaaaaaaagggagaaaaataagagaaagaaaagaaactcagctCTACTTTCAGCTGAACCGGGACGAAGCACAgagaaaaaacatagaaaaaaaaaaaaactcagccgAACCTGgtggaaaaacagagagagagagagagagagagagagagagaagagaaccaCACATTCCCCATACAGAGTGCAAAAAACAGCCAGTTCAGCGCAGATAGATATTTTGCAAAGCAGCACTCATTATGACCGATGGAAGGATTAAGATACAGGAGTTTTTACTCTCACACTGCCATGCCACTTTCAAGAAGAGATACTCATTCTGACACTGCAATCCCACTTTCAATTGAACTCAACTAGTAATCCTTCCACAAAGTAACAGGGTTGGGCCAGCTAAAAAATTTCTCTGCTCCCCCTCACCCCAATAAGTACCTATAAATTCAGAACCAACACTTCAAAGAAAAGGTAAAGGGGtacagagttttttttttttttttctttttttgtttttgggggtTTNNNNNNNNNNNNNNNNNNNNAGGTGAAGCGGAATAAATATCTTATAATCAATATCCTTGAATCGAATGTTATCTCTAGGCGTAGGCCTCAAGCTTCTTCCTTTTACTCTTACAGAATCACATTGTTCAAAGCTCTGCCATTGGCATTCTGGCTGCTGTTAGATTTGTGTTCAGTGAGAATGTGACTCCTCCTGCTATGACAATGGAATCAACTTTAGACAAGGGTAAATATAGATGGCCTGTTGCTTCGGTGAGCTTGCAAAGCATGCTAGTGAACGTAACTCAACTTGTTGCTGGAAACCTCATGAATACACATGATTGAACCGTCTTATGTACGTCTGCTATTTGCTTTCTTATACAGGGCATTTGTTCTGGTCTATCAGATAATCGCCTATGTTCAATTGAGGGTAGTCCATATTACTGCTCCAACTTTGCCTTTTAGTAGGTTCGAGGTTTAACTTTTCATAGGTGCAcctttgtataattttttttcctcaaagaTAGGTTAAATTCAGGGGTGAAAGAGTTAGTTGACTCTGAAGAACATCATGCCACAATtgctcattctctttcttgcaGGAGAGTTGAGAGGATAATGATTCATGTAAACAAACCAACCATTAGATATATGAGTACTCATGCACGAGTCATCTTTCCTCTTTTGTTTACTCCCAGTTGTCCTTGTTCCCTGTTGATGCCTtaccttctccttcctctgctTTCAGATCTTAACTACACCCCTGTTTTTTCTTGCTCATAGTTTTAATGTTTGTGAAACTTCATCCTTAGTCACTGGTAGACATATCTAATTATGTGACTGGTAAAGATGGACCCTTAATAAGAAAGCCAATCACCTCCTTTGTTTAAAGTGTAAATGTAAGCTTGTTTTTAGATTTAAACAACGAAATGGGTTCGAGGTCTTCTATTACAGAGAATTATTGATTTACCACCACATTTTATAACTTGACCACTTGGTGTGACTTGATTTCAACAT from Macadamia integrifolia cultivar HAES 741 chromosome 11, SCU_Mint_v3, whole genome shotgun sequence encodes the following:
- the LOC122094141 gene encoding protein N-terminal glutamine amidohydrolase, with the protein product MTTSDMEVPSAVDSPSTASVDISMFDYTPSYCEENVYLLCKKLCMIGVADAEGSDLFVVFISNENRHVPLWHQKASSRADGVILWDYHVICIQKNREGKALYQVWDLASTLPFPAPLAHYVSEVVQPSFQLYPEYQRLFRVVHAPLFLRFFASDRRHMKDSVGNWISPPPTHENIVAEDGTVHNLDEYIRVSAADVVPDIRDDSFKAVLSQKFGLVINESQLEGFFTSFVDN
- the LOC122094140 gene encoding tRNA-uridine aminocarboxypropyltransferase 2 — encoded protein: MEEEEADLPNFELEEASGKNNDDGRNQSGKREICLNGCDRPANVCLCNELPSEPILTSTQILILHHPHELRHRLATVPILCKCLQNCQTLIGRRLRLGSFPLLDSLHNSYINNHCGARRAVFLFPGTDSSPAIELNQWFSSFSSSDEDASSDLVLIVFDGTWKHAKEMVAASLPFLSKFASKVCLDYDVNVEGETIFDSELVLRKEPFRGCMSTIEAVARSLRVLEPNGVEVEQRLISILRAMVRFQTSYLKPLKPRPKLSKKRKEDNKKSSSLQLGS